A part of Escherichia marmotae genomic DNA contains:
- a CDS encoding EAL domain-containing protein: MQKAQRIIKTYRRNRMIVCTICALFTLVATLSVRFISQRNLNQQRVILFANHAVEELDNILQPLQAGREMLLPLIGLPCSVTHLPLRKQAAKLQTVRSIGLVQNGTLYCSSIFGYRNVPVHDIQADLPAPQALLRLTTDRVLIKGSPVLIQWYPSQSHTGDGVLEMINIDLLTTMLLEPQLPQIRNASLTVADRHLLYGDGLVDALPPLNGNERYQVSSQNFPFTISVSGPGATALALHHLPSQFPLAVLLSLLVGYIAWLATAHRMSFSREINLGLAQHEFELFCQPLLNARSQQCVGVEILLRWNNPRQGWISPDVFIPIAEEHHLIVPLTRYVMMETIRQIHVFPMSSQFHIGINVAPSHFRRGVLLKDLNQYWFSANSIQQLILEITERDALLDVDYRIARELHRKNVKLAIDDFGTGNSSFSWLETLRPDVLKIDKSFTAAIGSDAVNSTVTDIIIALGQRLNIELVAEGVETQEQAKYLRRHGVHILQGYLYAQPMPLRDFPKWLAGSQPPPARHNGHITPVMPFR; the protein is encoded by the coding sequence ATGCAAAAAGCACAACGGATCATCAAAACTTATCGCCGTAATCGAATGATTGTTTGTACAATTTGCGCACTCTTTACGCTTGTGGCGACACTAAGCGTGCGATTTATTTCACAGCGTAATTTAAATCAACAGCGGGTGATACTTTTCGCCAATCACGCGGTTGAAGAGCTGGATAATATATTGCAACCCCTTCAGGCGGGACGCGAGATGTTACTTCCGTTGATTGGCCTCCCTTGCTCAGTCACTCATTTGCCTCTACGCAAACAAGCCGCAAAACTGCAAACGGTGCGTTCTATTGGTCTGGTACAAAACGGTACACTTTACTGCTCCAGTATCTTTGGCTATCGCAATGTTCCGGTTCATGATATTCAGGCCGATTTGCCCGCCCCACAGGCTCTTTTGCGCCTTACCACCGATCGCGTGTTGATTAAAGGTAGTCCAGTGCTGATCCAGTGGTATCCCTCTCAATCACATACTGGCGATGGCGTTCTGGAGATGATCAACATTGACCTATTGACGACGATGTTACTGGAACCGCAGTTGCCGCAAATTAGAAACGCCAGCCTGACGGTGGCTGATCGCCATTTACTCTATGGTGACGGTCTGGTTGACGCTTTACCTCCACTTAATGGCAATGAACGTTACCAAGTTTCATCGCAGAACTTCCCTTTTACCATCAGCGTTAGCGGCCCTGGTGCGACAGCGCTGGCGTTACATCATCTTCCCAGCCAGTTTCCACTGGCGGTACTGTTGAGTTTACTGGTGGGTTACATCGCATGGCTGGCAACCGCCCATAGAATGAGCTTTTCGCGCGAAATTAATCTTGGCCTCGCGCAACATGAATTCGAGCTATTCTGTCAACCTTTACTAAACGCTCGTAGCCAGCAATGTGTTGGTGTAGAAATATTGCTGCGCTGGAATAACCCGCGTCAGGGGTGGATCTCACCAGATGTATTTATCCCTATCGCGGAAGAACATCATCTGATAGTGCCGCTTACCCGTTATGTGATGATGGAAACCATCCGCCAAATCCACGTTTTTCCAATGAGCAGCCAGTTTCACATTGGGATTAACGTCGCCCCCAGCCATTTTCGCCGCGGCGTGTTATTGAAGGATCTCAATCAATATTGGTTTAGTGCTAACTCGATTCAGCAACTCATCCTCGAAATCACCGAGCGCGATGCCTTACTGGATGTCGATTATCGGATTGCCCGCGAACTGCATCGTAAAAACGTCAAACTGGCGATTGATGACTTCGGCACCGGCAACAGTTCGTTTTCCTGGCTGGAAACGTTACGCCCTGATGTGCTGAAAATCGATAAGTCTTTCACCGCTGCAATTGGTTCCGATGCGGTTAACTCGACGGTAACCGATATCATCATCGCATTGGGGCAAAGACTGAATATTGAACTGGTGGCGGAGGGCGTAGAAACGCAAGAACAGGCGAAGTATTTACGCCGTCATGGGGTGCATATTTTACAAGGGTATTTGTACGCGCAGCCGATGCCACTGCGTGATTTCCCAAAATGGCTGGCGGGCAGCCAACCGCCGCCCGCCCGGCATAATGGGCATATCACGCCCGTCATGCCATTTCGTTAA
- the sdaA gene encoding L-serine ammonia-lyase → MISLFDMFKVGIGPSSSHTVGPMKAGKQFVDDLVEKGLLDSVTRVAVDVYGSLSLTGKGHHTDIAIIMGLAGNEPATVDIDSIPGFIRDVEERERLLLAQGRHEVDFPRDNGMRFHNGNLPLHENGMQIHAYNGDKVVYSKTYYSIGGGFIVDEEHFGHDATNEVSVPYPFKSATELLAYCNETGYSLSGLAMQNELALHSKKEIDDYFAHVWQTMQACIDRGMNTEGVLPGPLRVPRRASALRRMLVSSDKLSNDPMNVIDWVNMFALAVNEENAAGGRVVTAPTNGACGIVPAVLAYYDHFIESVSPDIYTRYFMAAGAIGALYKMNASISGAEVGCQGEVGVACSMAAAGLAELLGGSPEQVCVAAEIGMEHNLGLTCDPVAGQVQVPCIERNAIASVKAINAARMALRRTSAPRVSLDKVIETMYETGKDMNAKYRETSRGGLAIKVQCD, encoded by the coding sequence GTGATTAGTCTATTCGACATGTTTAAGGTGGGGATTGGTCCCTCATCTTCCCATACTGTAGGGCCTATGAAGGCGGGTAAACAGTTCGTCGATGATCTGGTCGAAAAAGGCTTACTGGATAGCGTTACCCGCGTTGCCGTGGACGTTTACGGTTCTCTATCGCTGACGGGTAAAGGCCATCATACCGATATCGCCATTATTATGGGTCTTGCAGGTAACGAACCTGCCACCGTGGATATCGACAGTATTCCCGGTTTTATTCGCGACGTAGAAGAGCGCGAACGTCTGCTGCTGGCGCAGGGACGGCATGAAGTGGATTTCCCCCGTGACAATGGGATGCGTTTTCATAACGGCAACCTGCCGCTGCATGAAAACGGGATGCAGATCCACGCGTATAATGGCGATAAAGTTGTTTACAGCAAAACTTATTATTCCATCGGCGGCGGTTTTATCGTCGATGAAGAACATTTTGGTCACGATGCCACCAACGAAGTCAGTGTGCCGTATCCGTTTAAATCTGCAACCGAGTTGCTGGCGTACTGTAATGAAACTGGCTATTCCCTTTCCGGCCTGGCAATGCAGAACGAACTGGCGCTGCACAGTAAGAAAGAGATCGATGACTATTTCGCGCATGTCTGGCAGACCATGCAGGCGTGTATCGATCGCGGAATGAATACCGAAGGCGTATTGCCTGGGCCGCTGCGTGTTCCGCGCCGTGCATCTGCCCTGCGCCGGATGCTGGTTTCCAGCGATAAACTGTCTAACGATCCGATGAATGTTATCGACTGGGTGAACATGTTTGCGCTGGCAGTGAACGAAGAAAACGCCGCAGGTGGTCGCGTGGTGACAGCGCCTACCAACGGTGCGTGCGGCATTGTTCCGGCAGTGTTGGCCTATTACGACCACTTTATTGAATCGGTCAGCCCGGATATCTATACCCGCTATTTTATGGCCGCTGGGGCAATTGGCGCGTTGTATAAAATGAACGCTTCTATTTCCGGTGCTGAAGTGGGTTGTCAGGGCGAAGTCGGCGTAGCCTGTTCAATGGCCGCCGCAGGCCTGGCTGAATTGTTGGGCGGTAGCCCGGAACAGGTTTGTGTGGCAGCGGAAATTGGGATGGAACACAACCTCGGTCTGACCTGCGATCCGGTGGCCGGTCAGGTTCAGGTGCCATGCATTGAGCGTAATGCTATTGCATCGGTGAAGGCGATCAACGCCGCACGCATGGCTTTACGCCGCACCAGTGCTCCGCGCGTCTCGCTGGATAAAGTCATCGAGACAATGTACGAAACCGGTAAGGATATGAACGCCAAGTACCGTGAAACCTCTCGCGGTGGTCTGGCAATAAAAGTCCAGTGTGACTAA